In Pseudomonas sp. GCEP-101, one DNA window encodes the following:
- the lpdA gene encoding dihydrolipoyl dehydrogenase, whose protein sequence is MSTYDVIVIGGGPGGYNAAIRAGQLGLKVACVEGRETLGGTCLNVGCMPSKALLHASELYEAAAGGEFANLGIQVKPTLDLAQMMKQKSESVAALTKGVEFLFRKNKVEWVKGWGRLDGPGKVEVTAADGSKTVLSAKDIIIATGSEPSPLPGVNVDNQRILDSTGALSIPEVPRHLVVIGAGVIGLELGSVWRRLGAEVTVIEYLDRICPGMDLETAKTFQRALTKQGMSFKLGSKVTQATVSGKQVTLSVEPAAGGAAESIQADYVLLAIGRRPYTQGLGLESVGLATDKRGMLENHEHRSSVPGIWVIGDVTSGPMLAHKAEDEAIACVELIAGKAGEVNYDVIPGVIYTHPEVATVGKTEEQLKAEGRAYKVGKFPFTANSRAKINHETEGFVKVLADERSDEILGVHMIGPNVGDMIAEYCVAMEFRGAAEDVARTCHPHPTRSEALRQAAMNVDGWAMQA, encoded by the coding sequence ATGAGCACTTACGATGTGATCGTCATCGGCGGCGGCCCCGGCGGCTACAACGCGGCGATTCGCGCGGGCCAGCTGGGCCTGAAGGTCGCTTGCGTGGAGGGTCGCGAGACCCTCGGCGGCACCTGCCTGAACGTCGGCTGCATGCCGTCCAAGGCGCTGCTGCATGCATCCGAGCTCTACGAGGCAGCGGCCGGCGGCGAGTTCGCCAACCTCGGCATCCAGGTCAAGCCGACGCTGGACCTGGCGCAGATGATGAAACAGAAGTCCGAGAGCGTCGCCGCGCTGACCAAGGGCGTCGAGTTCCTCTTCCGCAAGAACAAGGTGGAGTGGGTGAAGGGCTGGGGCCGCCTCGACGGGCCGGGCAAGGTCGAAGTGACCGCCGCCGATGGCAGCAAGACCGTGCTCAGCGCCAAGGACATCATCATCGCCACGGGTTCGGAGCCCTCCCCGCTGCCCGGCGTGAACGTGGACAACCAGCGCATCCTCGACTCCACCGGCGCGCTGTCCATCCCCGAGGTGCCCAGGCACCTGGTGGTGATCGGCGCCGGCGTCATCGGCCTGGAGCTGGGTTCGGTGTGGCGCCGCCTGGGCGCGGAGGTCACGGTGATCGAGTACCTGGACCGCATCTGCCCCGGCATGGACCTGGAAACCGCCAAGACCTTCCAGCGCGCGCTGACCAAGCAGGGCATGAGCTTCAAGCTGGGCAGCAAGGTCACCCAGGCCACGGTCAGCGGCAAGCAGGTGACCCTGAGCGTGGAGCCGGCCGCCGGCGGCGCGGCGGAGTCGATCCAGGCGGATTACGTGCTGCTGGCCATCGGCCGCCGCCCCTACACCCAGGGTCTCGGGCTGGAAAGCGTCGGGCTGGCCACGGACAAGCGCGGCATGCTGGAGAACCACGAGCACCGCAGCAGCGTGCCGGGCATCTGGGTGATCGGCGACGTCACCTCCGGCCCGATGCTTGCCCACAAGGCCGAGGACGAGGCCATCGCCTGCGTCGAGCTGATCGCCGGCAAGGCCGGGGAAGTGAACTACGACGTGATCCCGGGCGTGATCTACACCCACCCGGAAGTCGCCACCGTGGGCAAGACCGAAGAGCAGCTCAAGGCCGAGGGCCGCGCCTACAAGGTGGGCAAGTTCCCCTTCACCGCCAACAGCCGGGCGAAGATCAACCACGAGACCGAAGGCTTCGTGAAAGTGCTGGCGGACGAGCGCAGCGACGAAATCCTCGGCGTGCACATGATCGGCCCGAACGTCGGCGACATGATCGCGGAATACTGCGTAGCGATGGAGTTCCGCGGCGCCGCCGAGGACGTCGCGCGCACCTGCCACCCGCACCCGACCCGTTCGGAGGCGCTGCGCCAGGCCGCCATGAACGTGGACGGCTGGGCCATGCAGGCATGA
- a CDS encoding M14 family metallopeptidase, with product MKIDCDFDSGNIQVIDDSDPRYVRLALRPDTKSPHFQWFHFKAEGLEPGQTYRFSLTNTPGSSYTGGWSGYNAVASFDQRDWFRVPSTFDANGLHFSLVAEQAQAWFAYFEPYSRERHAELVKRAIANGAELLATGHSVEGRELPLLRIGNGAPGARKIWLIAQQHPGEHMAEWFMEGLIERLQSADADIQRLLQHADFYLVPNMNPDGAFHGHLRTNAAGKDLNRAWAAPSAEESPEVLFVQEQMARYGVDLFLDVHGDEEIPFVFAAGCEGNPEFTPRLDRLESLFRERLEANGEFQSVHGYPKDAPGQANLTLACNHVGRTYDCLSLTLEMPFKDHNLSPNPRTGWNGARSKALAEAVLVTVASLVDELR from the coding sequence ATGAAGATCGACTGCGATTTCGACAGCGGCAACATCCAGGTCATCGACGACAGCGACCCGCGTTACGTGCGCCTGGCGCTGCGCCCGGACACGAAAAGCCCGCACTTCCAGTGGTTCCACTTCAAGGCCGAGGGCCTGGAGCCCGGCCAGACCTACCGGTTCAGCCTGACCAACACGCCCGGCTCCAGCTACACCGGCGGGTGGTCGGGCTACAACGCCGTGGCCTCCTTTGACCAGCGCGACTGGTTCCGCGTGCCCAGCACCTTCGACGCCAACGGCCTGCATTTCAGCCTGGTTGCCGAGCAGGCCCAGGCCTGGTTCGCCTACTTCGAACCCTACAGCCGCGAGCGCCATGCCGAGCTGGTGAAGCGTGCCATCGCCAATGGCGCCGAGCTGCTCGCCACCGGCCACAGCGTGGAAGGCCGCGAACTGCCGCTGCTGCGCATCGGCAACGGCGCGCCGGGTGCGCGCAAGATCTGGCTGATCGCCCAGCAGCACCCCGGCGAGCACATGGCCGAGTGGTTCATGGAAGGCCTGATCGAACGCCTGCAATCCGCCGACGCCGATATCCAGCGCCTGCTTCAGCACGCCGACTTCTACCTGGTGCCGAACATGAACCCGGACGGCGCCTTCCACGGCCACCTGCGCACCAACGCCGCCGGCAAGGACCTCAACCGCGCCTGGGCCGCGCCCAGCGCCGAGGAGAGCCCGGAAGTGCTGTTCGTGCAGGAGCAGATGGCGCGCTACGGCGTGGACCTGTTCCTCGACGTGCACGGCGACGAAGAGATCCCCTTCGTGTTCGCCGCCGGCTGCGAAGGCAACCCGGAGTTCACCCCGCGCCTGGATCGCCTGGAAAGCCTGTTCCGCGAGCGCCTGGAAGCCAACGGCGAATTCCAGAGCGTGCACGGCTACCCCAAGGACGCTCCGGGCCAGGCCAACCTGACCCTGGCCTGCAACCACGTCGGCCGCACCTACGATTGCCTGTCGCTGACCCTGGAAATGCCGTTCAAGGACCACAACCTGTCGCCCAACCCGCGCACCGGCTGGAACGGCGCGCGCTCCAAGGCCCTGGCGGAGGCGGTGCTGGTCACGGTGGCGAGCCTGGTCGACGAGTTGCGTTGA